Proteins from a genomic interval of Salvelinus alpinus chromosome 7, SLU_Salpinus.1, whole genome shotgun sequence:
- the LOC139581955 gene encoding uncharacterized protein, with the protein MTWGRGEDPGPRTQNPEPRTQDPKPRTQDPGTRTQDPEPRTQNPGPRTQEPEPRTQNPGPRTQNPGPRTQNPEPRTQNPGPRTQNPGPRTQIPGPRTQTGPRTQDPEPRTQNPELRTQDPEPRTQNPGPRTQDPKPRTQDPGTRTQDPEPRTQDPKPRTQDPEPRTQDPGPRTQDLGPRTQDPEPRSQDPEPRQDPGPRPRTQDPEPRTQNPELRTQDPEPRTQDPGPRTQDPGPKTQDPGPRNQNPGPRTQNPEPRTQDPGPRTQDPGPRTQEPRTQDPKPRTQDPGTRTQDPEPRTQDPKPRTQYPGPGTQNPGLRTQNPGPRTQNPGPRTQIPGPRTQTGPRTLTQNPGPRTQDPEPRTQNPGRRTHTV; encoded by the exons ATGAcctgggggagaggggag GACCCAGGACCCAGGACCCAGAACCCAGAACCCAGAACCCAGGACCCAAAACCCAGGACCCAGGACCCAGGAACCAGAACCCAGGACCCAGAACCCAGGACCCAAAACCCAGGACCAAGGACCCAGGAACCAGAACCCAGGACCCAGAACCCAGGACCCAGGACCCAAAACCCAGGACCCAGGACCCAGAACCCAGAACCCAGGACCCAGAACCCAGGACCTAGGACCCAGAACCCAGGACCCAGAACCCAGATCCCAGGACCCAGAACCCAGACAGGACCCAGAACCCAGGACCCAGAACCCAGGACCCAGAACCCAGAACTCAGAACCCAGGACCCAGAACCCAGGACCCAGAACCCAGGACCCAGAACCCAGGACCCAAAACCCAGGACCCAGGACCCAGGAACCAGAACCCAGGACCCAGAACCCAGGACCCAGGACCCAAAACCCAGGACCCAGGACCCGGAACCCAGAACCCAGGACCCAGGACCCAGAACCCAGGACCTAGGACCCAGAACCCAGGACCCAGAACCCAGATCCCAGGACCCAGAACCCAGACAGGACCCAGGACCCAGACCCAGAACCCAGGACCCAGAACCCAGGACCCAGAACCCAGAACTCAGAACCCAGGACCCAGAACCCAGGACCCAGGACCCAGGACCCAGAACCCAGGACCCAGGACCCAAAACCCAGGACCCAGGACCCAGGAACCAGAACCCAGGACCCAGAACCCAGAACCCAGAACCCAGGACCCAGGACCCAGGACCCAGAACCCAGGACCCAGGACCCAGAACCCAGGAACCCAGGACCCAGGACCCAAAACCCAGGACCCAGGACCCAGGAACCAGAACCCAGGACCCAGAACCCAGGACCCAGGACCCAAAACCCAGGACCCAGTACCCAGGACCCGGAACCCAGAACCCAGGACTCAGGACCCAGAACCCAGGACCTAGGACCCAGAACCCAGGACCCAGAACCCAGATCCCAGGACCCAGAACCCAGACAGGACCCAGGACCCTTACCCAGAACCCAGGACCCAGAACCCAGGACCCAGAACCCAGGACCCAGAACCCAGGACGCAGAACCCACACAGTTTAA